One part of the Methylobacterium terrae genome encodes these proteins:
- a CDS encoding fumarylacetoacetate hydrolase family protein gives MKLASLKHGRDGRLVVVSRDLTRATDAFIVVPTLQRALDEWERYAPALAALAEQLEHGSVPSFRFHEHDCAAPLPRAYARCHAAAWPGYPALLRQAAGAEAPAGETGALRHAASDAFLGPRDPLRHDDPAASLDLSAGLAAITGDLAQGADAAAAGAAIRLVTLVAEVIRHDRLRPDGLDLDGAEAPALAASLAPVAVTPDELGEAWRDGGLHRPLLVGRNGKALGCPDAGADLGRGLVALVAEAARHRSLGAGTIVSAGPVSNRGIDGGPGRPAAEGGAGYACLAEARAAEALSGGWVRTPYLAAGDRLRVEMKDPGGHSLFGAIEHDVTG, from the coding sequence ATGAAGCTCGCCAGCCTCAAGCACGGCCGCGACGGCCGCCTCGTCGTGGTCTCGCGCGACCTGACCCGCGCCACCGACGCCTTCATCGTGGTGCCGACGCTGCAGCGGGCGCTCGACGAGTGGGAGCGCTACGCCCCCGCCCTCGCGGCCCTGGCCGAGCAGCTCGAGCACGGCTCGGTGCCCTCGTTCCGCTTCCACGAGCACGATTGCGCCGCCCCCCTCCCCCGGGCCTATGCCCGCTGCCACGCCGCCGCCTGGCCCGGCTACCCGGCGCTGCTGCGCCAGGCCGCGGGCGCCGAGGCCCCGGCCGGCGAGACGGGAGCGCTTCGCCACGCCGCCTCCGACGCCTTCCTGGGGCCGCGCGATCCCCTGCGGCACGACGATCCCGCCGCCTCCCTCGACCTCTCGGCGGGCCTCGCGGCGATCACCGGGGACCTCGCGCAGGGCGCCGACGCCGCCGCCGCCGGGGCCGCGATCCGGCTGGTGACGCTGGTGGCGGAGGTGATCCGCCACGACCGCCTCCGGCCCGACGGGCTCGATCTCGACGGCGCCGAGGCGCCGGCGCTCGCCGCGAGCCTCGCCCCCGTGGCGGTGACGCCCGACGAGCTCGGGGAGGCCTGGCGCGACGGCGGCCTGCACCGCCCGCTGCTCGTCGGCCGCAACGGCAAGGCCCTCGGCTGCCCGGATGCCGGGGCGGATCTCGGGCGCGGCCTCGTCGCCCTGGTGGCGGAGGCGGCGCGCCACCGGTCGCTCGGGGCCGGCACCATCGTCAGCGCCGGCCCGGTCTCGAACCGCGGCATCGACGGCGGCCCCGGCCGCCCCGCCGCCGAGGGCGGGGCGGGCTATGCCTGCCTCGCCGAGGCCCGCGCCGCCGAGGCCCTGAGCGGCGGCTGGGTGCGCACGCCCTACCTCGCGGCGGGCGACCGCCTGCGGGTCGAGATGAAGGATCCCGGCGGCCACTCGCTCTTCGGGGCGATCGAGCACGACGTGACCGGCTGA
- a CDS encoding zinc-binding metallopeptidase family protein, translated as MKLFQCQSCGNILYFENRACQRCGHRLAYLPETRTLSALAPAGAEDWSPLAVPDRPSRFCANAVHDACNWLVPPGSGDAFCLACRHNGTIPDVSNPDHLAKWREMEFAKHRLFYSLLRWNLPLKTRAEDPEHGLIFHFLADPPENGGPKVMTGHDNGVITIALVEADDAEREKRRRQMGEPYRTLLGHFRHEVGHHYWDLLVRDAGRLEACRAVFGDDSQDYNAALQRHYEQGTPANWQENYVSAYATTHPWEDFAETWAHYLHIVDTLEMASAFGMQVHPLLDAGGELAARIDFDPYEAQSIEQIVKAWLPFVFALNSVNRAMGQGDLYPFVLAPPVIAKLGFIHGLVHGTV; from the coding sequence ATGAAGCTGTTCCAGTGCCAGTCCTGCGGCAACATCCTGTATTTCGAGAACCGGGCCTGCCAGCGCTGCGGCCACCGCCTCGCCTACCTGCCGGAGACCCGCACGCTCTCGGCGCTCGCGCCGGCCGGGGCCGAGGATTGGTCGCCGCTCGCGGTGCCCGACCGGCCGAGCCGGTTCTGCGCCAACGCGGTGCACGATGCCTGCAACTGGCTGGTGCCGCCGGGCTCGGGCGATGCGTTCTGCCTCGCCTGCCGCCACAACGGCACGATCCCCGACGTCTCGAACCCGGACCATCTCGCCAAGTGGCGCGAGATGGAATTCGCCAAGCACCGGCTGTTCTACAGCCTCCTGCGCTGGAACCTGCCGCTGAAGACCCGGGCCGAGGACCCGGAGCACGGGCTGATCTTCCACTTCCTGGCCGACCCGCCGGAGAACGGGGGCCCGAAGGTCATGACCGGGCACGACAACGGCGTGATCACCATCGCGCTCGTCGAGGCCGACGACGCCGAGCGCGAGAAGCGGCGGCGCCAGATGGGCGAGCCCTACCGCACCCTGCTCGGCCATTTCCGCCACGAGGTCGGGCACCATTACTGGGACCTCCTGGTGCGCGACGCCGGCCGGCTCGAGGCCTGCCGGGCGGTGTTCGGCGACGATTCGCAGGACTACAACGCGGCGCTCCAGCGCCACTACGAGCAGGGCACGCCGGCCAACTGGCAGGAGAACTACGTCTCGGCCTACGCCACCACCCATCCGTGGGAGGACTTCGCCGAGACCTGGGCGCATTACCTGCACATCGTCGACACGCTGGAGATGGCGAGCGCCTTCGGCATGCAGGTCCATCCGCTGCTCGACGCGGGCGGCGAGCTCGCGGCGCGGATCGACTTCGACCCCTACGAGGCGCAGAGCATCGAGCAGATCGTCAAGGCCTGGCTGCCCTTCGTCTTCGCGCTGAACAGCGTCAACCGGGCGATGGGCCAGGGCGACCTCTACCCCTTCGTGCTGGCCCCGCCGGTGATCGCCAAGCTCGGCTTCATCCACGGCCTCGTCCACGGAACGGTCTGA
- a CDS encoding trans-sulfuration enzyme family protein has translation MSLPLASSTLLARIAVEEPVTSHPVAPPLFQTSTFWAETPGCFAAMATQARHPAFYTRYGNPTTRAFEDAVAALEGGEAALATASGMAAIMVAILDVVGRGDHVVAQEVLYGGTVGWLRNLAPYLGIDVTFVDQRDPDAFRSAIRSTTRLLVLETPSNPMMRLTDLRAVTAIARARGVVTLVDNTIASPINQQPLSLGADLVVHSATKYIGGHSDLSAGILVGSAERIKSASDKACLFGATLDPFAAWLALRGLRTLPLRVERHNATAITVARYLSVHPAVAAVHYPGLAQHPEHALARDQMSGFGGVLSFEVGGGLAGGEAVVAGLCHAHRSASFGSFSTLVVHPAAMWAGMMTSEQLAASGLPAGLVRLGVGLEEPSDIIADLQGALNGMPACR, from the coding sequence ATGTCCCTGCCCCTGGCCTCGTCCACACTCCTCGCGCGCATCGCGGTCGAGGAACCCGTGACCTCTCACCCCGTCGCGCCGCCCTTGTTCCAGACCTCCACCTTCTGGGCCGAGACCCCGGGCTGCTTCGCCGCCATGGCGACGCAGGCGCGGCACCCGGCCTTCTACACCCGCTACGGCAATCCGACGACCCGCGCCTTCGAGGACGCGGTCGCGGCGCTGGAAGGAGGCGAGGCCGCACTCGCGACGGCGTCGGGCATGGCCGCGATCATGGTGGCCATCCTAGATGTCGTTGGCCGAGGCGATCACGTCGTCGCTCAGGAGGTGCTCTATGGAGGCACTGTCGGCTGGCTGCGGAACCTCGCTCCATACCTCGGGATCGATGTCACATTCGTGGACCAGCGCGACCCGGATGCGTTCAGGAGCGCCATCCGATCCACGACCCGTCTCCTCGTTTTGGAAACACCCTCAAACCCGATGATGCGGCTGACCGACTTGCGGGCCGTCACGGCCATCGCCCGCGCTCGCGGTGTCGTCACGCTGGTGGACAACACCATCGCCTCGCCGATCAATCAGCAGCCGCTGAGCTTGGGAGCGGACTTGGTGGTGCACAGCGCAACCAAGTACATTGGCGGACACAGCGATCTGTCAGCCGGGATCCTCGTCGGTTCGGCCGAGCGCATCAAGTCTGCGTCGGACAAGGCGTGCCTGTTCGGCGCAACCCTCGATCCATTTGCCGCGTGGCTGGCGCTGCGGGGACTCCGCACGCTGCCGCTTCGCGTTGAGCGTCACAACGCGACGGCGATCACCGTGGCACGATATCTGTCGGTGCATCCCGCGGTCGCCGCAGTCCACTATCCCGGTCTCGCGCAGCACCCGGAACACGCCCTGGCGAGGGACCAGATGAGCGGCTTCGGCGGCGTGCTGTCTTTCGAGGTTGGCGGTGGCTTGGCAGGTGGAGAGGCGGTCGTCGCGGGCCTGTGCCACGCCCATCGTTCAGCGAGCTTCGGCTCCTTCTCGACCCTCGTCGTCCATCCGGCCGCCATGTGGGCGGGCATGATGACCTCCGAGCAACTGGCAGCGTCGGGTCTGCCCGCAGGTTTGGTGCGCCTCGGTGTCGGCTTGGAAGAGCCGAGCGACATCATCGCCGATCTTCAGGGGGCGCTGAACGGCATGCCGGCCTGTCGCTGA
- a CDS encoding AraC family transcriptional regulator: MRSLDSAGEPASINTRPSVTVLSDPAERHPSPDRALFWPERDGVSVMAARFVRHRFRPHTHDTLMIGLIEAGTKGFARERASHVAGPGTISVVNPGEMHTGERLAGPELRYRALYVPLGILSIASDKAGQATSEMSFAAGTIDDPATHAALMLAHDAIASGEGRLARECLLLDAVAGLIHRHAVRPVTLPRPLPIPRAVRRAQDILHSRFSEELPIGEIAAATGLSAFHLMHAFRRAMGLPIHAYQIQLRVEAAKRLLDSGLAPADVALEVGFADQSHLTRRFKDLVGTSPGRYQRAMLTA; encoded by the coding sequence ATGCGGAGCCTTGACAGCGCGGGTGAGCCGGCGAGCATCAACACCCGCCCCTCCGTCACCGTCTTGTCCGATCCTGCTGAGCGCCATCCCTCGCCCGACCGTGCCCTGTTCTGGCCCGAACGGGATGGTGTGTCGGTGATGGCCGCGCGCTTCGTCCGTCATCGCTTCCGGCCGCATACCCACGATACCTTGATGATCGGCCTGATCGAGGCCGGCACGAAAGGCTTCGCGCGTGAGCGGGCGTCCCACGTGGCTGGACCGGGCACCATCTCGGTGGTCAATCCGGGCGAGATGCATACCGGGGAAAGGCTGGCCGGGCCGGAACTGCGCTACCGCGCCCTGTACGTTCCTCTGGGCATCCTGAGCATCGCAAGCGATAAGGCCGGCCAGGCGACGAGCGAGATGTCCTTTGCGGCGGGAACCATTGATGATCCGGCGACCCATGCCGCTCTCATGCTGGCACACGATGCCATAGCGAGTGGAGAAGGGCGCCTCGCCCGAGAGTGCCTTCTGCTCGACGCGGTCGCGGGGCTGATCCACCGGCACGCAGTCCGGCCCGTGACATTGCCCCGGCCGCTCCCCATCCCTCGGGCGGTACGGCGGGCGCAGGACATCCTCCACTCCCGCTTCTCCGAGGAGTTGCCGATCGGCGAGATCGCCGCCGCGACGGGGCTGAGCGCCTTCCACCTTATGCACGCCTTTCGCCGCGCCATGGGCCTCCCGATCCATGCCTATCAGATCCAACTCCGCGTCGAGGCGGCCAAGCGCCTGCTCGACTCCGGCCTCGCACCCGCCGATGTCGCGCTGGAAGTCGGCTTCGCCGATCAGAGCCACCTGACCCGCCGGTTCAAGGACTTGGTCGGAACGTCGCCGGGTCGCTACCAGCGCGCCATGCTGACGGCTTGA
- a CDS encoding acetolactate synthase large subunit: protein MAMNGAESLVRTLVAGGVEVCFTNPGTSEMHFVAALDRVEGMRAVLCLFEGGATGAADGYARMADKPASTLLHLGPGLGNGIANLHNARRARSPLVNIVGEHATYHRTFDAPLTSDIEGLAGPVSAWVRTGMSAKAVAADGADAIVAARTAPGGVATLILPADTAWEEGSGIAPLPAIPERPRASDEAIAHAVAALRSGEPVLLHLGDRAVRGEGRRVADRIARKTGAKLLAMTSNARIDRGAGTVPIERLPYPVDPAREVLAPYKHIILVGATLPVAFFAYPGKPSALAPPTCDVFALATPEQDQIDALERLAEAVGAPPEAPIPAGPRPELPGEGRLDQDSIARVLGALIPEGAVVCDESVTTGRNFFPATHAAAPHSWLQLNGGSIGLGIPMATGAAVACPDRKVISLQADGSALYTAQALWTQARERLDVVTLIWSNRSYAILRHELTNVGANPGRKAIDMLTLDDPPIDWVSLSRGYGVEARRVETLAQFVDTLTGALARRGPFLIEVALA, encoded by the coding sequence ATGGCGATGAACGGGGCCGAGAGCCTGGTGCGCACCCTGGTGGCGGGGGGCGTGGAGGTGTGCTTCACCAATCCGGGCACCTCGGAGATGCACTTCGTCGCCGCTCTCGACCGGGTCGAGGGGATGCGGGCGGTGCTGTGCCTGTTCGAGGGCGGGGCGACGGGGGCCGCCGACGGCTATGCCCGCATGGCCGACAAGCCGGCCTCGACGCTGCTGCATCTCGGGCCCGGCCTCGGCAACGGCATCGCCAACCTGCACAATGCGCGGCGCGCCCGCTCGCCCCTCGTCAACATCGTCGGCGAGCACGCCACCTATCACCGCACCTTCGACGCGCCGCTCACCTCCGACATCGAGGGGCTGGCCGGCCCGGTCTCGGCCTGGGTCCGCACCGGCATGAGCGCCAAGGCCGTCGCGGCGGACGGGGCCGACGCGATCGTCGCCGCCCGCACGGCGCCCGGCGGCGTCGCCACCCTGATCCTGCCCGCCGACACCGCCTGGGAGGAGGGGAGCGGGATCGCACCCCTGCCGGCGATTCCTGAGCGCCCGCGGGCGAGCGACGAGGCGATCGCCCACGCGGTCGCGGCGCTCCGCAGCGGCGAGCCGGTGCTGCTGCACCTCGGCGACCGGGCGGTGCGCGGCGAGGGACGGCGCGTCGCCGACCGCATCGCGCGCAAGACCGGCGCGAAGCTGCTCGCCATGACCTCGAACGCCCGCATCGACCGCGGCGCCGGCACGGTGCCGATCGAGCGCCTGCCCTATCCGGTCGATCCGGCCCGCGAGGTGCTGGCGCCCTACAAGCACATCATCCTCGTCGGCGCGACGCTGCCGGTGGCGTTCTTCGCCTATCCGGGCAAGCCGAGCGCGCTCGCTCCGCCGACCTGCGACGTCTTCGCCCTCGCGACCCCGGAACAGGACCAGATCGACGCCCTCGAGCGCCTCGCCGAGGCGGTCGGGGCGCCGCCCGAGGCGCCGATTCCGGCGGGCCCCCGGCCGGAACTGCCGGGAGAGGGCCGCCTCGACCAGGATTCGATCGCCCGGGTGCTCGGCGCGCTGATCCCCGAGGGGGCGGTCGTCTGCGACGAATCGGTCACGACCGGTCGCAACTTCTTCCCCGCGACGCACGCGGCGGCGCCCCACAGCTGGCTCCAGCTCAACGGCGGCTCGATCGGGCTCGGCATCCCGATGGCGACCGGCGCCGCGGTGGCCTGCCCGGACCGCAAGGTGATCTCGCTCCAGGCCGACGGCAGCGCCCTCTACACCGCCCAGGCGCTCTGGACCCAGGCGCGCGAGCGCCTCGACGTCGTGACGCTGATCTGGTCGAACCGCTCCTACGCGATCCTGCGCCACGAACTGACCAATGTCGGCGCCAATCCGGGCCGCAAGGCGATCGACATGCTGACCCTCGACGATCCGCCGATCGACTGGGTGAGCCTGTCGCGCGGCTACGGCGTCGAGGCGCGCCGGGTCGAGACCCTGGCCCAGTTCGTCGACACCCTGACGGGGGCGCTGGCGCGGCGCGGGCCGTTCCTGATCGAGGTGGCTTTGGCGTAG
- a CDS encoding L,D-transpeptidase: MLPRRLVLALLAGLPLAACNARGPATVAAVDPDAAWYIGTMPDQPYDVPLVDRSRMDPKYRRQTVAYTGLERPGTVVVDIDERVLYLVQEGGQALRYGVGVGKLGFSWKGTATVGRKGVWPDWGPTAKMVSLNPDLPRTRKGGVDNPLGARALYLYQGGRDILFRIHGTNEPWSIGEQMSSGCVRMLNEDVVDLYNRVPVGTTVMVKRNGKYRV, from the coding sequence ATGCTCCCGCGCCGCCTCGTCCTCGCCCTCCTCGCCGGGCTGCCGCTCGCGGCCTGCAACGCCCGCGGGCCCGCGACCGTCGCGGCGGTGGATCCGGACGCGGCCTGGTACATCGGCACCATGCCCGACCAGCCCTACGACGTGCCGCTGGTCGACCGCAGCCGGATGGATCCGAAGTACCGGCGCCAGACCGTCGCCTATACCGGCCTGGAGAGGCCCGGCACCGTCGTGGTCGATATCGACGAGCGGGTGCTCTACCTCGTCCAGGAGGGTGGCCAGGCGCTCCGCTACGGCGTCGGCGTCGGCAAGCTCGGCTTCTCCTGGAAGGGCACCGCCACGGTCGGCCGCAAGGGCGTCTGGCCCGATTGGGGCCCGACCGCCAAGATGGTCAGCCTCAATCCCGACCTGCCGCGCACGCGCAAGGGCGGCGTCGACAACCCGCTCGGCGCCCGGGCGCTCTACCTCTACCAAGGTGGCCGCGACATCCTGTTCCGCATCCACGGCACCAACGAGCCCTGGAGCATCGGCGAGCAGATGTCGTCGGGCTGCGTGCGGATGCTGAACGAGGACGTGGTCGATCTCTACAACCGCGTGCCGGTGGGCACGACCGTGATGGTGAAGCGCAACGGGAAGTACCGGGTCTAG